The proteins below come from a single Chryseobacterium sp. MA9 genomic window:
- a CDS encoding aspartate aminotransferase family protein — protein MNLFNVYPLFNINPVKAQGSFLWDDKGEQYLDFYGGHAVISIGHNHPYYQNKLKDQLEKISFYSNSVQNELQTELAEKLGKLSGYEDYNLFLCNSGAEANENALKLASFHNGKSKVLYFSGSFHGRTSAAVSVTDNPKIVAPVNFSERFIKSEWNDVQQLEETFEKFGSEISSVIIEGIQGVGGIMIPTPEFLSKIKELCKKYDAVLILDEVQSGYGRSGYFFAHQEFGVEADIITTAKGMGNGFPVGGVLIHPKFQASNGLLGTTFGGNHLACAASIAVLDVMKDENLIENARQMGGYIENEIKDLPHIKSIRRKGLMIGIELDRDCSEVRKELLFGHHIFTGNSNDKTVLRILPALNIKKEETDLFISALKVVLGNI, from the coding sequence ATGAATTTATTCAACGTATATCCATTATTCAACATAAATCCGGTAAAAGCTCAGGGATCTTTTCTTTGGGATGATAAAGGAGAACAATATCTTGATTTTTACGGAGGTCATGCTGTTATTTCCATTGGGCATAACCATCCCTATTATCAAAACAAATTAAAGGATCAGCTGGAAAAAATATCTTTCTATTCCAACTCTGTTCAGAATGAATTGCAGACAGAATTGGCTGAAAAATTAGGAAAGCTTTCGGGATATGAAGATTACAACCTTTTCTTATGTAATTCTGGAGCTGAAGCCAATGAAAATGCTTTGAAACTGGCTTCTTTTCATAACGGAAAAAGCAAAGTGCTTTATTTTTCAGGTTCATTTCATGGAAGAACTTCCGCAGCAGTTTCGGTAACTGATAATCCAAAAATTGTTGCACCGGTTAACTTTTCCGAAAGATTCATCAAATCAGAATGGAATGATGTACAACAGCTTGAAGAAACCTTTGAGAAATTTGGAAGTGAAATTTCATCGGTAATCATTGAAGGAATTCAGGGAGTAGGAGGAATTATGATTCCAACGCCTGAATTTTTATCTAAAATCAAAGAACTGTGCAAAAAATATGATGCTGTTCTTATTTTGGATGAAGTGCAGTCCGGATATGGAAGAAGCGGATATTTCTTTGCCCATCAGGAATTTGGTGTAGAGGCAGATATTATTACTACAGCAAAAGGAATGGGGAACGGATTTCCTGTGGGTGGAGTTTTGATCCATCCTAAATTCCAGGCAAGCAATGGTTTGCTAGGAACTACATTTGGAGGAAATCACTTGGCTTGTGCAGCTTCAATTGCTGTACTTGATGTCATGAAAGATGAAAATCTTATTGAAAATGCTCGGCAGATGGGCGGGTATATTGAAAATGAAATTAAAGATTTACCACATATTAAATCCATTCGAAGGAAAGGATTGATGATCGGAATAGAACTCGATAGAGACTGTTCGGAAGTAAGGAAAGAATTACTGTTCGGTCATCATATTTTCACAGGAAACTCGAATGATAAAACAGTACTTAGGATTCTTCCGGCACTGAATATCAAAAAAGAGGAAACAGATCTTTTCATCAGCGCTTTGAAAGTGGTGTTGGGGAATATCTAA
- a CDS encoding N-acetylornithine carbamoyltransferase encodes MKKFTSVSDVENLQEIIKKALQIKADPLTETEKGKGKTIGLVFLNSSLRTRLSSQIAAQNLGLNILTLNAAQEAWNLEFADGAVMNGDTVEHIKDAIEVLNQYCDIIAVRCFAGMKSKEDDVNESILSQFEKHAKVPVISLESATRHPLQSLADCITITENWKKDHKPKVVLTWAPHIKPIAHAVGNSFAEWMQEMDVELVIANPEGYDLDKNFTKDVKVIHDQDEALKDADFIYVKNWSSFDDYAAMPEVKGDWMLTNEKLANTNNAKVMHCLPVRRNVELSDEVMDGDHSIIYQQAKNRIFSAQAVFSEILDELKAK; translated from the coding sequence ATGAAAAAATTTACCTCTGTAAGTGATGTAGAAAACTTACAGGAAATCATAAAAAAAGCTTTACAGATAAAAGCAGACCCCCTTACTGAAACAGAAAAAGGAAAGGGAAAAACAATTGGACTTGTATTTTTAAACTCAAGCCTGAGAACCCGTCTGAGCAGTCAGATTGCAGCACAAAATCTTGGTTTGAATATTTTGACATTAAATGCTGCACAGGAAGCCTGGAATCTTGAATTTGCTGATGGAGCTGTCATGAACGGTGATACAGTGGAACATATCAAAGATGCAATTGAAGTTTTAAACCAATATTGCGATATCATTGCGGTACGTTGTTTTGCGGGAATGAAAAGCAAAGAAGACGATGTGAATGAAAGCATTTTAAGCCAGTTTGAAAAGCATGCAAAAGTACCTGTTATTTCATTGGAATCTGCCACGCGTCACCCGCTACAAAGCTTAGCAGACTGTATCACGATTACAGAAAACTGGAAAAAAGATCATAAACCAAAAGTCGTGTTGACCTGGGCGCCGCATATCAAGCCTATCGCTCATGCAGTTGGAAACTCTTTTGCAGAATGGATGCAGGAAATGGATGTGGAGTTAGTCATTGCAAACCCTGAGGGATATGATCTGGATAAAAACTTTACAAAAGATGTGAAAGTAATCCATGATCAGGACGAAGCTTTAAAGGATGCAGATTTTATTTATGTAAAAAACTGGTCTTCTTTTGATGATTATGCAGCAATGCCTGAAGTAAAAGGTGACTGGATGCTTACCAACGAAAAATTAGCCAATACCAATAATGCAAAAGTAATGCATTGTCTTCCGGTTCGCCGTAATGTGGAGCTGAGTGACGAGGTAATGGATGGAGACCATTCTATCATCTACCAGCAGGCCAAAAACCGTATTTTCTCTGCACAGGCTGTGTTCAGTGAAATTTTAGATGAATTAAAAGCCAAATAA
- the argB gene encoding acetylglutamate kinase, producing MKEKLYIIKIGGALIDDEELLTQFLEQFSEIQEKKILVHGGGKLATTLADKLGIEQKMINGRRITDKETLDIVTMVYAGGINKNIVEKLQHKKCNAIGFSGADGNLIKAKKRVHPEIDFGFVGDINKKSVNRKLVSKLIKLDLVPVFSAITHDRKGNLFNTNADTIASVMAQALSEKYEVELLYCFDKEGVLEDVNDPESVIKSVTEEDFTVLKEEGKLHKGILPKLENALGAIKNNVDKVFLIKETELKNHIENHHAGTEICL from the coding sequence ATGAAAGAAAAGTTATACATCATAAAAATTGGCGGAGCTTTAATTGATGATGAGGAATTATTAACTCAATTTTTAGAACAATTTTCTGAAATTCAGGAAAAGAAGATCCTTGTACATGGTGGAGGCAAATTGGCTACAACGCTGGCTGATAAGCTGGGCATTGAGCAGAAAATGATCAACGGAAGGAGGATCACGGATAAAGAAACTCTGGATATTGTAACGATGGTGTATGCGGGAGGAATCAATAAAAATATTGTTGAGAAGCTGCAGCATAAGAAATGCAATGCCATAGGTTTTTCCGGAGCTGATGGAAACTTAATCAAAGCTAAAAAAAGAGTACATCCTGAAATCGATTTTGGATTTGTTGGAGATATCAATAAGAAAAGTGTGAACAGGAAGCTGGTTTCAAAACTGATCAAGCTGGATCTTGTTCCTGTGTTTTCAGCAATCACCCATGATAGAAAAGGAAATCTTTTCAATACCAATGCAGATACCATTGCATCTGTAATGGCACAGGCTCTTTCAGAGAAATATGAAGTTGAATTATTGTATTGTTTTGATAAAGAAGGAGTTTTAGAAGATGTGAACGATCCTGAATCAGTAATCAAAAGTGTTACTGAAGAAGATTTTACTGTATTAAAAGAAGAAGGAAAGCTTCACAAAGGGATTTTACCCAAACTTGAAAATGCTCTGGGAGCCATAAAAAATAATGTAGATAAAGTGTTTCTGATCAAAGAAACAGAATTGAAAAACCATATAGAAAATCATCATGCAGGAACTGAAATCTGTTTATAA
- a CDS encoding M20 family metallo-hydrolase, translating into MQELKSVYNKEELLNNAVGLLKNLIEIPSFSKDEFNTSVEIENFFKKHQIPTKRFKNNIWAVNKHFDVFKPSVLLNTHHDTVKPNKAYTLDPFVPIEKDGKLFGLGSNDAGASLVSMAQVFLHFYDKEDLKYNLVIALTAEEEISGFDGIEALFPQLPNVELAIVGEPTQMNLAIAEKGLLVIDGEMKGTPSHAAHPNNDNSIIKCLQDLQNILDFKFPKVSEYLGEVKVTLSGIHAGVQHNVVPESCNFTLDVRVTDEYSNQEAFEIIQSQMKSTLTARSFRLNSSKIEMDHPFVKAGIEIGRTTYGSPTSSDQAIIPCTSVKLGPGDSRRSHTADEFIYIHEIEEGIEIYIRILEKVL; encoded by the coding sequence ATGCAGGAACTGAAATCTGTTTATAATAAAGAAGAGCTATTGAATAATGCGGTCGGATTGCTTAAAAATTTGATTGAGATTCCTTCATTCAGTAAAGATGAGTTTAATACATCGGTAGAAATTGAGAATTTTTTCAAAAAACACCAGATTCCTACCAAACGTTTTAAAAACAATATCTGGGCGGTGAACAAACATTTTGATGTTTTTAAACCTTCCGTTTTGCTGAATACCCATCATGATACGGTAAAACCTAATAAAGCTTATACGCTGGATCCTTTCGTTCCTATTGAAAAAGACGGTAAACTGTTTGGATTGGGAAGTAATGATGCCGGAGCTTCTTTGGTTTCTATGGCGCAGGTTTTTTTACATTTTTATGATAAAGAAGATTTAAAATATAATTTAGTTATTGCTTTGACGGCAGAGGAGGAGATCTCAGGATTTGACGGAATTGAAGCTCTGTTTCCGCAGCTGCCCAACGTAGAACTCGCCATTGTAGGAGAACCCACGCAGATGAATCTGGCGATTGCAGAAAAAGGACTTCTTGTGATTGATGGAGAAATGAAAGGTACTCCTTCTCATGCTGCTCATCCTAATAATGATAACTCAATTATAAAATGTTTGCAGGATCTGCAGAATATTTTAGACTTTAAATTTCCAAAGGTTTCAGAATATCTGGGAGAAGTTAAAGTTACTTTATCAGGAATTCATGCAGGAGTACAGCATAACGTCGTTCCGGAATCGTGCAATTTTACGCTGGATGTGAGGGTGACAGATGAGTATTCTAATCAGGAAGCATTTGAAATCATCCAGTCTCAGATGAAATCTACTTTAACGGCGAGATCATTCAGACTGAATTCTTCAAAGATTGAAATGGATCATCCGTTTGTAAAAGCGGGGATTGAAATTGGAAGGACAACGTATGGTTCGCCCACCTCTTCAGATCAGGCGATTATTCCATGCACATCGGTAAAATTGGGCCCTGGAGACAGTAGGCGCTCTCACACTGCAGATGAATTTATCTATATCCACGAAATAGAAGAAGGAATAGAAATCTACATCAGAATTTTAGAAAAAGTGTTATAA
- the argH gene encoding argininosuccinate lyase: protein MKKIWQKDDLATNILVNQFTVGKDLDFDERLAKYDVKGSMAHCKMLAETGIITQEESEQMLFVLNTILNKIEDGSFEIDKDAEDIHSQVEAILIEELGDTGKKIHTARSRNDQVLLDIKLYLLDEIREITALTDEFFQILIQLADQHKNVLLPGYTHLQIAMPSSFGLWFGAYAEALLDDVEMLFSVKNIINKNPLGSAAGYGSSFPINRESTTYNLGFQSMNYNSVYAQMTRGKSEKMLSMAMATLAGTLGKFAYDVCLYLSQNFDFISFPKEFTTGSSIMPHKKNPDIFELVRARCNRIQSLPNELILLTSNLPSGYHRDVQLTKEILFPAIDSLKECLEILSYTLPNIQVKDGILEDEKYKYLFSVEKINEEVKSGSSFRDAYVKVGQEIENNAFEFEPGNLEHTHQGSIGNLCLDKIEYQFNKLKNKLLG, encoded by the coding sequence ATGAAAAAAATATGGCAGAAGGATGACCTTGCCACCAATATATTAGTCAATCAATTTACAGTCGGGAAAGATCTTGACTTTGACGAGCGTTTAGCCAAATATGACGTTAAAGGTTCTATGGCACATTGCAAAATGCTGGCAGAAACCGGAATTATCACTCAGGAAGAATCAGAACAGATGTTGTTTGTTTTGAATACTATTTTAAATAAAATTGAAGATGGTAGTTTTGAAATTGATAAAGATGCTGAGGATATCCATTCTCAGGTAGAAGCTATTCTCATTGAAGAATTAGGCGATACAGGAAAGAAAATCCATACAGCAAGATCAAGAAATGATCAGGTTTTACTGGATATAAAATTATACTTACTGGATGAGATCCGTGAAATAACTGCTCTTACAGACGAGTTTTTCCAGATTTTAATTCAACTGGCAGATCAGCATAAGAATGTTTTACTTCCAGGATATACCCATTTGCAGATTGCGATGCCTTCATCATTCGGATTGTGGTTTGGAGCTTATGCAGAAGCGCTTTTAGATGATGTGGAAATGTTGTTTTCAGTAAAGAATATCATTAATAAAAACCCACTGGGGTCTGCAGCTGGTTATGGTTCTTCGTTTCCGATCAATCGTGAAAGCACCACGTATAATCTGGGCTTCCAGTCGATGAATTATAACTCGGTGTATGCTCAGATGACCCGTGGAAAGTCGGAAAAAATGTTATCAATGGCAATGGCTACTTTAGCCGGAACACTTGGTAAGTTTGCTTATGATGTTTGTCTGTATCTGAGCCAGAATTTTGATTTTATCAGTTTTCCAAAGGAATTTACAACAGGAAGCAGTATCATGCCTCATAAAAAGAATCCGGATATCTTTGAGCTGGTTCGTGCACGGTGTAACAGAATCCAGTCACTTCCAAACGAACTGATTCTTCTGACAAGTAATCTGCCTTCAGGATATCACAGAGATGTACAATTGACCAAGGAAATTCTTTTCCCTGCGATAGATTCTTTAAAGGAATGTCTGGAAATCTTAAGCTATACTTTACCCAATATTCAGGTAAAAGACGGAATTCTGGAAGATGAAAAATATAAATACCTTTTCAGCGTAGAAAAGATTAATGAAGAAGTGAAAAGCGGAAGCTCATTTCGTGATGCTTATGTGAAAGTAGGGCAGGAGATTGAGAACAATGCGTTTGAGTTTGAACCTGGAAATTTGGAACATACCCACCAGGGAAGTATCGGAAACCTCTGTCTGGATAAAATAGAATATCAGTTCAATAAACTGAAAAATAAATTATTGGGTTAG
- a CDS encoding Lrp/AsnC family transcriptional regulator, whose product MDLKDKMILSIIQEDSTLSVKEISEKIGLTFTPTYERIKQLEKHGIIQKYVGLLNREKLGLNIVVYCNVRLKEQSKKVLETFEGHIGKYDEVQEIISLSGEYDYMLKIIAKDINSYNEFAVNVISNIPNIGQYHSSIVLHEVKKSTKFKIDLE is encoded by the coding sequence ATGGATTTAAAAGACAAAATGATTCTCAGCATTATTCAGGAAGACTCTACATTATCGGTTAAAGAAATTTCCGAAAAGATTGGTCTTACCTTTACTCCTACGTATGAGCGAATCAAACAATTGGAGAAACATGGGATCATTCAGAAATATGTAGGACTTTTAAACCGTGAAAAACTGGGGCTAAATATTGTAGTCTACTGTAATGTCCGTCTTAAAGAACAATCCAAGAAAGTATTGGAGACTTTTGAGGGGCACATCGGAAAATATGATGAAGTACAGGAAATCATCAGCCTTTCCGGAGAGTATGACTACATGCTAAAGATCATTGCCAAAGACATTAATTCTTATAATGAATTTGCCGTGAATGTTATTTCAAACATTCCTAACATCGGGCAATACCACAGTTCTATTGTACTTCATGAAGTGAAAAAATCTACCAAGTTTAAAATTGATCTGGAATAA
- a CDS encoding aspartate carbamoyltransferase catalytic subunit has product MFTITELSTERINSILTEALAFANGKTAKIEGEVFCSNLFFEDSTRTKTSFDLAERKLGLQVVPFDASHSSVNKGESLYDTVKTIESIGVNLVVIRDKKDRYFEELKNIKIPVINGGDGTGNHPSQCMLDLMTIYQEFGKFEGLKVGIVGDVKHSRVANSNAEALRRLGAKVYFSGPEQWFDEGALINGTYLSVDELIAEVDVLMLLRIQHERHDAAMSFTASEYHKRYGLTKEREKAMKKGAVIMHPAPINRGVEIDSDLVECERSRIFKQMENGVFARMAILKEALEEKGFTFK; this is encoded by the coding sequence ATGTTTACGATTACAGAACTAAGCACCGAGAGAATCAACAGTATACTGACAGAAGCGCTGGCTTTTGCGAACGGTAAAACTGCTAAAATTGAAGGAGAAGTTTTTTGCTCAAACCTTTTCTTCGAAGACAGTACAAGAACGAAAACAAGTTTTGATCTTGCAGAAAGAAAACTGGGACTTCAGGTAGTTCCGTTTGATGCATCACACAGTTCGGTAAACAAAGGGGAAAGCCTTTATGATACAGTAAAAACCATTGAAAGTATAGGAGTAAATCTTGTGGTAATCCGCGATAAGAAAGACAGATACTTTGAAGAACTGAAAAATATTAAGATTCCTGTAATCAATGGAGGAGACGGAACAGGAAACCATCCTTCACAATGTATGCTGGATCTGATGACCATCTATCAGGAATTCGGAAAGTTTGAAGGATTAAAAGTAGGAATTGTAGGCGATGTAAAACACAGCCGTGTTGCCAATTCAAATGCAGAGGCATTAAGAAGATTAGGTGCTAAAGTATACTTTTCAGGACCCGAACAATGGTTTGATGAAGGAGCTTTGATCAACGGGACCTATCTTTCAGTAGATGAGCTGATTGCTGAAGTAGATGTTCTGATGTTATTGAGAATACAGCATGAAAGACACGATGCCGCCATGAGTTTTACCGCTTCAGAATACCATAAAAGATATGGACTGACCAAAGAAAGAGAGAAAGCCATGAAAAAAGGAGCAGTCATTATGCACCCAGCACCCATCAACAGAGGAGTGGAAATAGATTCAGATCTTGTAGAATGTGAAAGATCAAGAATCTTCAAACAAATGGAAAACGGTGTTTTCGCCAGAATGGCCATTTTGAAAGAAGCGTTGGAAGAAAAAGGGTTTACCTTTAAATAA
- a CDS encoding carbamoyl phosphate synthase small subunit, translating to MKKKLILESGEVFHGEGFGAELETAGEVVFNTGMTGYQELISDPSYCGQIVCMTYPLIGNYGINRDDYESIEPAIKGLIVKELCDLPSNFRTQITLDELFKKKNLSGISGIDTRRLTRILRNSGVVKGKIVNADADDAAVASELKSTNFPTNQVEEVSTKTPYANPNRGFKVVLVDFGAKLGIIRELSQRNCDIIVVSHDTTAEEILLMNPDGIMLSNGPGDPEDVPHALDMIRGLLGKVPIFGICLGHQLIGLACGAKTFKLKFGHRGGNHPVLDLEKNTVAITSQNHGYAVDQESLKGTDLIETHIALNDRTNEGLRHKIHPCFSVQYHPEASPGPEDANYLFDEFIDLMYQFKNVPV from the coding sequence ATGAAGAAAAAATTAATACTGGAGTCCGGTGAAGTGTTTCATGGAGAAGGTTTCGGAGCAGAGTTGGAAACTGCAGGAGAAGTAGTTTTCAATACCGGAATGACAGGATATCAGGAATTGATTTCTGACCCGTCGTATTGTGGTCAGATAGTTTGTATGACCTATCCGCTTATCGGAAATTATGGTATTAACCGTGATGATTATGAAAGTATTGAGCCGGCAATCAAAGGGCTTATCGTAAAAGAACTTTGCGATCTTCCTTCCAATTTCCGTACTCAGATTACTTTAGATGAATTATTTAAAAAGAAAAACCTTTCAGGAATTTCAGGAATTGACACAAGAAGACTGACAAGAATTCTTCGTAACTCTGGAGTAGTAAAAGGAAAAATTGTAAACGCTGATGCGGATGACGCGGCAGTAGCTTCTGAATTGAAATCAACAAATTTCCCAACCAATCAGGTAGAAGAGGTTTCAACAAAAACACCTTATGCTAACCCTAACAGAGGTTTCAAAGTAGTATTGGTAGACTTCGGTGCAAAATTGGGAATTATCAGAGAACTGTCTCAAAGAAACTGTGATATCATTGTGGTTTCTCATGATACAACGGCAGAAGAAATCTTATTGATGAATCCGGACGGAATCATGCTGTCAAACGGTCCTGGTGACCCGGAAGATGTACCACACGCTTTAGATATGATCAGAGGATTATTAGGAAAAGTTCCAATCTTCGGAATCTGTTTAGGACACCAGTTAATTGGCCTTGCTTGTGGAGCAAAAACTTTCAAGCTGAAATTCGGACACAGAGGAGGAAACCACCCGGTATTGGATTTAGAGAAAAATACAGTAGCCATTACTTCTCAGAACCACGGATATGCGGTAGATCAGGAAAGTTTAAAAGGAACAGATCTTATCGAAACTCATATTGCATTAAACGACAGAACCAACGAAGGATTAAGACACAAAATCCACCCTTGTTTCTCTGTGCAGTATCACCCTGAAGCGAGCCCTGGCCCGGAAGATGCAAACTACCTGTTTGATGAGTTCATTGATCTAATGTACCAATTTAAAAATGTACCAGTTTAA
- a CDS encoding four helix bundle protein, with product MINFENNPLIEKTVKFSLDIIEFCELLESKKKFIIAKQLLRSGTSIGANSFEAQNPYSKKDFVNKIKIAAKELEETKYWLYLCKHSQSYPLMKTWKHRL from the coding sequence ATGATCAATTTCGAAAACAATCCTTTAATTGAAAAAACCGTTAAGTTCTCATTAGATATTATAGAGTTCTGTGAATTATTGGAAAGTAAAAAGAAATTTATTATTGCTAAACAATTATTACGTTCTGGAACAAGTATTGGCGCAAATTCTTTTGAAGCACAAAATCCCTACAGTAAAAAAGATTTTGTGAATAAAATTAAAATTGCTGCTAAAGAGCTTGAAGAAACAAAATATTGGTTATATCTGTGTAAACATTCTCAAAGTTATCCATTAATGAAAACTTGGAAACACAGATTATAG